Proteins encoded together in one Halothermothrix orenii H 168 window:
- a CDS encoding TolC family protein, with protein sequence MKFSKRLEINIKDDIILNIPDEQKLEEINLSWEEVWNRAVASDTNIEVIKKNIEQQEYLAEGLSGMELPTVNLYGKVFWDKEEFPSDYQIGLNLSYNFNTYNNKSKGLEITGIENGIQSLKEELKNRRNGLKLESIDLIENQKTIKKQIGYSREAIELTRQKLEIAEIRYKTGVATLSELLNYQIELRERKSAYITELTNYYKNLYSIKLLIGEFPEGEDM encoded by the coding sequence TTGAAATTCAGCAAAAGGCTGGAAATAAATATAAAAGATGATATAATATTGAATATACCTGATGAACAAAAACTGGAAGAAATTAATTTGAGCTGGGAAGAAGTCTGGAATAGGGCTGTAGCAAGTGATACTAATATTGAGGTTATCAAGAAAAATATAGAACAGCAGGAGTACCTGGCTGAAGGGTTGTCCGGGATGGAACTGCCTACTGTCAATCTTTACGGTAAGGTCTTCTGGGATAAAGAAGAATTCCCTTCTGATTACCAGATAGGCTTAAACCTGAGTTATAATTTTAATACCTATAATAATAAAAGCAAAGGACTGGAGATAACGGGAATAGAAAACGGAATCCAGAGTTTAAAAGAGGAGTTAAAAAACAGGAGAAATGGTTTAAAGCTGGAGAGTATTGACCTTATTGAAAACCAGAAAACTATTAAAAAGCAAATTGGTTATTCCAGGGAAGCCATTGAACTTACCCGCCAGAAGCTTGAGATTGCTGAAATCCGGTATAAAACAGGTGTTGCAACCCTGAGTGAGCTTTTGAACTATCAGATTGAATTAAGGGAACGTAAATCTGCCTATATAACGGAACTTACCAATTACTATAAAAACCTTTATTCTATAAAGCTCTTGATAGGTGAATTTCCTGAAGGGGAGGATATGTAG
- a CDS encoding manganese efflux pump MntP family protein — MTLLTLFFTAFGLAMDAFSVSVTSGIILNQIRFKNAIKIGFFFGFFQAFMPLVGWFCSLKFSNYIKSYDHWVAFILLLIIGLKMIYETTTDEDNNFNPLNNKILLLLAIATSIDALAVGVSFACLKVAILPSVMIIGWTTFILSAPGVFIGKTGGNLLQNKAQIIGGLILIFIGTRILFEHLNINIVSILNFIP, encoded by the coding sequence ATGACCCTGTTAACCCTTTTTTTTACTGCATTTGGACTTGCTATGGATGCCTTTTCAGTTTCAGTTACCAGTGGTATCATCTTAAACCAAATCAGATTTAAAAATGCTATTAAAATTGGGTTCTTTTTCGGGTTTTTTCAGGCCTTTATGCCTCTTGTCGGTTGGTTTTGCAGCCTGAAATTTAGTAACTATATAAAAAGCTATGACCACTGGGTAGCCTTCATTCTGCTTTTAATTATCGGTTTAAAAATGATCTATGAAACAACCACTGATGAAGATAATAACTTTAACCCTTTAAATAACAAAATACTTCTTTTACTGGCTATCGCCACCAGTATAGATGCCCTGGCAGTCGGGGTCAGTTTTGCCTGCCTTAAGGTAGCTATCCTCCCCTCAGTTATGATAATCGGATGGACAACTTTCATCCTATCTGCCCCGGGGGTTTTTATTGGAAAAACCGGTGGTAACCTTCTCCAGAATAAGGCTCAGATTATCGGTGGACTAATACTGATCTTTATCGGAACCAGGATCCTGTTTGAACACCTCAATATAAATATTGTTAGTATATTAAACTTTATACCTTAA
- a CDS encoding epoxyqueuosine reductase, translated as MNREKITQLVKQFIKDYSSRKEIYTKWREPIIKFSDVRDELFFKLKEIISPTHALPTDFMEDAKTVISYFIPFDKSIVNLNIDGKYSSRGWAMAYIETNKLILDLNKYIKRELELLNYKSTIIPATHNFDKEKLISDWSHRHVAYIAGLGTFGLNNMLITDKGCCGRIGSIITNLKVEPTKRKDIEYCLYKRKGVCKKCVKRCVNNALKVDSFDRHKCYEMLLYNDRLHSDFGLADVCGKCCVNLPCSFTNPVKKK; from the coding sequence TTGAATAGAGAAAAAATAACACAACTGGTAAAGCAATTTATAAAAGATTATTCCAGCAGAAAAGAAATTTATACTAAATGGAGAGAGCCCATAATTAAGTTTTCTGATGTTAGAGATGAACTATTTTTTAAATTGAAAGAGATTATTAGTCCCACTCATGCTTTACCTACAGATTTTATGGAAGATGCTAAAACTGTGATATCTTATTTTATTCCTTTTGATAAATCAATTGTAAATTTAAATATAGATGGAAAGTATAGTTCGAGAGGATGGGCAATGGCATATATAGAAACCAATAAACTCATATTAGACTTGAACAAATATATTAAGAGGGAACTTGAGTTATTAAATTATAAATCAACTATTATACCTGCAACACATAATTTTGACAAAGAAAAGTTAATAAGCGATTGGTCCCATAGGCACGTTGCTTACATTGCCGGGTTAGGGACATTTGGCTTGAATAATATGTTAATTACCGATAAAGGGTGTTGTGGTAGAATTGGGAGTATAATAACTAATTTAAAAGTTGAACCTACAAAAAGAAAAGATATAGAATATTGTCTCTATAAAAGAAAAGGAGTATGCAAAAAATGTGTGAAAAGATGTGTCAATAATGCGTTGAAAGTTGATTCGTTTGACCGGCATAAGTGTTACGAAATGTTATTATATAATGATAGGTTACATTCTGATTTTGGTCTGGCAGACGTGTGTGGTAAATGTTGTGTTAATTTACCATGTTCATTTACTAACCCGGTAAAAAAAAAGTAG
- a CDS encoding CPBP family glutamic-type intramembrane protease, whose protein sequence is MKERPLYVHKINYKDILIIVGFWYFMAAFGYLTRGLVFPYTPVLTSIFHFLFVISGRLIFLALVIFYLVSLYGVDFRTLGLSTKNLKKEILLGTSLIFSLLFAVLFLVNIPLSYKSLSGSNFNPLYTFDKPEHFINSIFSVIIIYPGTIIIALSEAFLLINIFYRTLLGKLKPFPGLIISSFAYSILLLTSGPTQIIIKFIAAFITIFLYRKTRSLITPSIFLAGYYTFYIIYIYGWEFIKF, encoded by the coding sequence ATGAAAGAAAGACCGCTTTATGTACATAAAATTAACTATAAAGATATCCTTATTATTGTGGGGTTCTGGTACTTTATGGCTGCTTTTGGTTACCTGACCAGGGGACTGGTATTCCCCTACACCCCGGTTTTAACAAGTATATTTCACTTTTTGTTCGTCATCAGTGGCAGGTTAATTTTTCTTGCTCTGGTAATCTTCTATCTTGTTTCATTATATGGAGTTGATTTTAGAACACTTGGCCTTTCTACTAAAAATTTAAAAAAAGAAATTTTACTGGGGACTTCCCTTATCTTTAGTCTACTGTTTGCTGTTTTGTTTCTTGTAAATATCCCCTTAAGTTATAAATCATTATCCGGGTCTAACTTTAACCCCCTGTATACTTTTGATAAGCCGGAACATTTTATTAATAGCATTTTTTCTGTTATCATAATTTACCCGGGTACCATTATTATTGCTTTAAGTGAAGCCTTCCTTTTAATTAACATATTTTACAGGACTTTACTGGGAAAATTAAAACCCTTCCCGGGACTTATCATAAGTTCATTTGCATATTCTATATTACTGTTAACCAGTGGCCCTACTCAAATTATAATTAAATTTATAGCTGCTTTTATAACAATTTTCTTATACCGTAAAACCAGGTCGTTAATCACTCCATCTATCTTTCTGGCCGGTTACTATACCTTCTATATTATTTACATATATGGTTGGGAATTTATCAAATTTTAA
- a CDS encoding ABC transporter permease has translation MKLLEYIGLALYEIWHNKVRTFLTLIGVIIGIAAVIVIIFVVQGAERFLLAEVEKIAPSDVIYAYARWDRDTRRPMAGLTLDDIEYIKDRESDMIRAIAPRYYGNSKIRLNGEEKDCNLIASTPSIFDIYDVSIARGRSLTRLDMEELNQVVVLSYDTAEKLFEGVNPVGKKLNLSGLTFTVIGVLEEGEKSIIPTSVTNNTVFIPFSVFERIFDVHNRFILMARLKDKSLVDTGIKRVQQLLDRRHGMADNGMSKFRVSSWVSGLKEISIIKTVLIVLLSGVASITLLVAGIGLMNIMLVIVTERTREIGLRKALGATNRDILIQFIIESIVLCIVGGILGVIVGYLGSEVALNIANKYINFSYSVPRWAVLLSLTFTTLVGLFFGIYPAYKAARLNPIEALRYE, from the coding sequence ATGAAATTACTTGAGTATATTGGTCTTGCCCTGTATGAAATCTGGCATAATAAGGTCAGGACCTTTTTGACCCTGATTGGGGTCATTATCGGGATAGCTGCTGTAATTGTTATTATTTTTGTGGTCCAGGGGGCAGAGAGGTTTTTACTGGCTGAAGTTGAAAAAATAGCTCCTTCTGATGTTATCTATGCTTATGCCCGGTGGGACCGTGATACCAGACGGCCTATGGCTGGGTTGACCCTTGATGATATTGAGTATATTAAAGACAGGGAATCAGACATGATTAGAGCCATTGCCCCCCGGTATTATGGTAACAGTAAGATCAGACTTAATGGGGAAGAAAAGGATTGCAACCTCATTGCTTCAACCCCCTCTATCTTTGATATATATGATGTAAGTATTGCCAGAGGAAGGTCCTTAACACGGCTGGATATGGAAGAATTAAATCAGGTGGTTGTCCTGAGTTATGATACAGCTGAAAAATTATTTGAAGGGGTTAACCCTGTTGGTAAGAAGTTAAATCTGTCCGGTCTTACTTTTACCGTCATCGGTGTCCTGGAGGAGGGGGAAAAGTCCATAATCCCTACTTCAGTAACAAATAATACGGTATTTATCCCTTTTAGTGTATTTGAAAGGATTTTTGATGTTCATAACCGCTTTATCTTAATGGCCAGGCTAAAAGATAAATCTCTGGTCGATACAGGAATTAAGCGGGTACAACAATTACTGGACAGAAGGCATGGTATGGCAGACAATGGGATGTCAAAGTTTCGAGTAAGTAGCTGGGTCTCAGGGCTTAAGGAAATAAGTATTATAAAGACGGTCCTGATTGTCTTACTTAGCGGGGTCGCCAGTATAACCCTTCTGGTGGCCGGGATTGGTTTAATGAACATTATGCTGGTTATTGTAACTGAAAGGACCCGGGAGATTGGCCTGAGGAAGGCCCTGGGGGCAACAAACCGGGATATCCTCATTCAATTTATTATTGAATCCATTGTTCTCTGTATTGTTGGAGGTATTCTCGGGGTTATTGTAGGGTATCTCGGGAGTGAAGTTGCCCTCAATATTGCTAATAAATACATTAACTTTAGTTATAGTGTCCCAAGGTGGGCAGTTTTGCTGTCCCTGACCTTTACGACACTGGTTGGTCTCTTCTTTGGAATATACCCTGCCTATAAAGCAGCCCGCCTTAATCCCATAGAGGCGTTGCGTTATGAATAA
- a CDS encoding ABC transporter ATP-binding protein, whose product MIKVSNLSKIYGEGEVAVKALKEVSFEVDEGEFVAVMGPSGSGKSTLMNILGCLDTPTSGEYYLDGVNVSSMSEKELAKIRNLKVGFIFQTFNLLPRFSALRNVEQPMIYKGVPRQKRLKIARKALESVGLGDRLHHKPSELSGGQCQRVAIARSLVNDPQIILADEPTGNLDSKSEEDILEILNGLNEKGITIVMVTHDRVVASHAHRIVHFKDGEIIREDKTQNGINRETATRSWRDRDEIT is encoded by the coding sequence ATAATAAAGGTATCAAATCTATCTAAAATATATGGTGAAGGTGAGGTAGCAGTCAAGGCTCTAAAGGAAGTATCTTTTGAGGTTGATGAGGGGGAATTTGTTGCCGTGATGGGCCCGTCTGGCTCGGGAAAGTCAACATTAATGAATATTCTTGGCTGCCTGGACACCCCTACCTCCGGGGAGTATTATCTTGACGGGGTTAATGTCAGCAGCATGTCTGAAAAGGAACTGGCAAAAATAAGAAACCTTAAGGTCGGTTTTATCTTTCAGACCTTCAATCTACTTCCCCGTTTTTCAGCCTTAAGAAATGTAGAACAGCCCATGATCTATAAAGGGGTCCCCCGTCAAAAAAGGTTAAAGATAGCCAGAAAGGCTTTAGAATCTGTGGGGCTCGGTGACAGGCTCCACCACAAACCTTCGGAACTTTCAGGAGGGCAATGCCAGAGAGTGGCCATAGCCAGGTCTCTGGTTAATGACCCCCAGATAATTCTGGCAGATGAACCGACCGGTAACCTTGATAGCAAATCTGAAGAGGATATACTGGAAATCCTGAATGGTTTAAATGAAAAGGGGATAACCATAGTTATGGTTACCCATGACCGGGTAGTTGCCAGTCATGCTCACCGTATAGTCCATTTTAAAGATGGAGAGATAATCAGGGAAGATAAAACACAGAACGGTATTAATAGAGAGACTGCTACCCGTTCCTGGAGGGATCGGGATGAAATTACTTGA
- the amrS gene encoding AmmeMemoRadiSam system radical SAM enzyme, translating into MEKAGFYIKMDNDKVQCLLCPHTCEIPVGEKGRCKVRVNEKGELILKNYGVITSMAIDPVEKKPLYHFYPGTRILSLGTYSCNFTCKHCQNWQISQEKPEVVTSYSPKEVADLARDKNVIGVAYTYSEPSIWFEYVLKTSQVVKSNGMKNVLVTNGFINKKPLKELIPYIDGINIDLKAYNPDFYQRICGGKLKPVLENIKYLRDKVHIEITTLLIPGLNDSTEELEDMFQWLNSLDPDIPLHITRYFPRYRLNLPPTSIDELKEAYDLAKRYLNYVYLGNINLDQGRDTVCPHCGQVVIERNIRVINRIKDGRCPWCGQEIKGEFRNK; encoded by the coding sequence ATGGAAAAAGCCGGGTTCTACATAAAGATGGATAATGATAAAGTACAATGTCTGCTATGCCCCCATACCTGTGAAATTCCTGTCGGAGAAAAGGGCCGTTGTAAGGTCAGGGTAAATGAAAAGGGTGAATTAATTCTAAAAAACTATGGAGTCATTACATCTATGGCAATTGACCCTGTTGAAAAAAAACCATTATACCATTTCTATCCCGGAACCAGGATCCTGTCACTGGGGACATATAGTTGTAATTTTACATGTAAACACTGTCAGAACTGGCAGATAAGCCAGGAAAAACCCGAAGTTGTAACCAGCTATTCACCGAAAGAAGTGGCTGACCTTGCCCGGGATAAAAATGTAATCGGGGTGGCCTATACCTATTCAGAACCATCGATCTGGTTTGAATATGTTCTCAAAACAAGCCAGGTCGTCAAATCTAACGGGATGAAGAATGTCCTGGTGACCAATGGTTTTATAAATAAAAAGCCGCTCAAGGAGCTTATACCCTATATAGATGGTATTAATATTGACTTAAAGGCCTATAATCCTGATTTTTACCAACGTATCTGTGGTGGCAAGTTAAAACCTGTTCTGGAAAATATTAAATATCTGCGGGATAAAGTCCATATTGAAATCACAACCCTTTTAATTCCTGGATTGAATGATTCGACCGAGGAACTTGAGGATATGTTTCAGTGGCTCAACAGTCTTGATCCGGATATTCCCTTACATATAACAAGGTATTTCCCCAGATACAGGTTGAATCTGCCCCCGACTTCTATAGATGAATTAAAAGAAGCTTATGACCTGGCTAAAAGATATTTAAATTATGTATACCTCGGTAATATTAACCTTGATCAGGGCCGGGATACTGTGTGTCCCCACTGTGGTCAGGTTGTAATTGAAAGGAATATCAGAGTCATAAATAGAATTAAAGATGGGAGATGTCCCTGGTGTGGTCAGGAGATAAAAGGAGAGTTCAGGAATAAATAA
- a CDS encoding ABC transporter permease has translation MNLMETIRLALAGVGSNKLRSFLTLLGIIIGVTAVILMVSLGSGTQKVVSGQFSNLQTRQIYIDENHNLPYHLQGRLSLRDRDYLKDSVMGVEKVVPFYQLYTGVKYGDNEQEGWVYGIDPASQELINVNISYGRFFDQSDIDNKERVAIVGEQLLERLARTGNMVQPQHASTPDYASAVGKYIYLSGKKFIIVGVMQESQNMMFISNQSVLLPYTTIRDHWRRETRYVDFYLLSYGPDASEKDTLEQVKYLMDRKYGKTSTGKSKFYFQSLQENVNIMTRVFTVFTYVLGGIASISLLVGGIGVMNIMLVTVKERTREIGVRLAIGATRQDVQRQFLAESVILSVGGGIVGVLMGSILSFLANMILKQVFNWWQGFIPGWVILLSFGVTTAIGVIFGFYPAYKASRLDPIEALRYE, from the coding sequence ATGAATTTAATGGAAACAATTAGACTGGCCCTGGCCGGGGTTGGAAGTAATAAATTGAGGTCATTTTTGACCCTGTTAGGTATTATAATTGGAGTAACAGCAGTTATTCTGATGGTATCTCTGGGGAGTGGAACCCAGAAGGTTGTTAGTGGCCAGTTCAGTAATCTTCAGACCCGTCAAATATATATAGATGAAAACCATAATTTACCATACCATCTGCAGGGGCGGTTAAGTTTGCGGGACAGGGATTACCTTAAAGACTCTGTAATGGGTGTTGAAAAGGTCGTTCCCTTTTACCAGCTTTACACGGGGGTAAAGTATGGTGATAATGAGCAGGAAGGCTGGGTTTATGGTATCGATCCTGCTTCACAGGAACTGATTAATGTAAATATAAGTTATGGCCGTTTTTTTGACCAGTCAGATATTGATAATAAAGAGCGGGTTGCTATAGTCGGGGAACAGTTGCTGGAAAGACTGGCGAGGACAGGAAATATGGTGCAACCACAACACGCCTCTACCCCCGATTATGCCTCAGCAGTCGGTAAATATATATATCTGTCTGGTAAGAAATTTATTATTGTTGGAGTTATGCAGGAATCCCAGAACATGATGTTTATTTCTAATCAATCGGTTCTACTTCCATACACCACTATCAGAGACCACTGGCGCCGGGAAACCAGATATGTAGATTTTTATCTGCTATCCTATGGTCCAGACGCTTCAGAGAAAGATACCCTGGAACAGGTAAAATATCTTATGGATAGAAAATACGGTAAAACCAGTACCGGGAAGAGTAAGTTTTACTTCCAGAGTCTTCAGGAAAATGTCAATATCATGACCAGGGTTTTTACTGTATTTACTTATGTGCTTGGTGGAATTGCTTCTATTTCCCTGCTGGTAGGCGGTATCGGGGTTATGAATATTATGCTGGTTACCGTTAAAGAAAGGACCCGTGAGATTGGAGTAAGGCTGGCCATAGGAGCGACCAGGCAGGATGTTCAGAGACAGTTTTTAGCAGAATCAGTCATCCTCTCTGTCGGTGGTGGTATTGTCGGGGTTTTAATGGGTAGTATTCTTTCATTTCTTGCCAATATGATCTTGAAACAGGTCTTCAACTGGTGGCAGGGATTTATTCCAGGGTGGGTTATTCTGCTATCCTTCGGGGTAACTACCGCCATTGGGGTTATATTTGGTTTTTATCCTGCCTATAAGGCCTCCAGGCTTGACCCCATAGAGGCTCTAAGATATGAATAG
- a CDS encoding efflux RND transporter periplasmic adaptor subunit produces MKKKIIILILIVAVIGSSIYMMNKKGGSKQVAGNVKLVKTVEAKPGEIMTRVLADGNVTFENDRDIKVKVSGLVERVYIEEGDEVAEGEKIIKIDGDPLRDNLELARLSLKEASKNYETLVSNFKKQDKINELKLKEARQNLELARLSLNKEKESLEYKLKTLQDKIDDAKKALDEARKEWEKQKYLFQNKAVAEKAVKNAEKAYQTAQDNYEDLKEELKYLEQKTIPRTIELANLEVGKAENSLELLKNSLEKSNITENDLELARIKIDRAKKNIADIKEDLNRLETLAPITGTIVSLEIREGDKVVEGTTVGKIADLESLLIEVMVDEVDVNEVAVGQSVTLTSDSFEDKLTGEVIKIDPVATKVGNLNKYRTQIVVSDPEGVLKPGMFVNAEIVTSYKNNVITLPPLAVLGDEDKYVYVVEDGKAVKRPVELGLQNLTKVEVKGVKAGERVIIGPFTVLKDLEPGTPVSDVTERKKDK; encoded by the coding sequence ATGAAAAAAAAGATTATTATTCTTATATTGATAGTGGCTGTAATTGGCTCCAGTATTTATATGATGAATAAAAAAGGTGGGAGCAAACAGGTTGCCGGGAATGTAAAACTTGTCAAAACCGTGGAGGCAAAGCCTGGTGAAATTATGACCAGGGTCCTGGCTGATGGTAATGTTACTTTTGAAAATGACAGGGATATTAAAGTCAAGGTCTCCGGCCTTGTTGAAAGGGTCTATATCGAGGAAGGGGATGAGGTAGCAGAAGGTGAGAAGATTATTAAAATCGATGGAGACCCTCTAAGGGATAATCTTGAACTTGCCAGATTAAGTTTAAAAGAGGCTTCAAAAAATTACGAAACCCTTGTTAGTAACTTTAAGAAGCAGGATAAAATAAATGAATTAAAGCTTAAAGAGGCCAGACAGAATTTAGAACTTGCCCGCTTATCACTCAATAAAGAAAAAGAGTCACTGGAATATAAGCTTAAGACCCTGCAGGATAAGATTGATGATGCTAAGAAGGCCCTTGATGAGGCCCGCAAAGAATGGGAAAAGCAGAAATACCTTTTCCAGAATAAGGCTGTTGCTGAAAAGGCTGTTAAAAATGCAGAAAAAGCTTACCAGACAGCCCAGGATAACTATGAAGACCTCAAAGAAGAGCTCAAGTATTTGGAGCAAAAAACCATTCCGAGAACTATTGAACTGGCCAATCTGGAAGTGGGAAAAGCTGAAAACAGTCTGGAGCTTTTAAAGAATTCTCTGGAAAAAAGTAATATTACTGAAAATGACCTGGAACTGGCCCGGATAAAGATTGACAGGGCAAAAAAGAATATAGCTGATATTAAGGAAGATTTGAACAGATTAGAAACCCTGGCCCCGATAACAGGGACCATTGTCTCTCTGGAAATCAGGGAAGGCGATAAAGTTGTAGAAGGAACCACTGTCGGTAAAATTGCTGACCTTGAATCCTTACTTATAGAAGTTATGGTAGATGAAGTTGATGTCAATGAAGTGGCGGTAGGACAGAGTGTTACTCTAACCAGTGATTCTTTTGAGGATAAGCTTACAGGAGAGGTAATAAAAATAGACCCGGTTGCCACCAAGGTAGGCAATCTAAATAAATACAGGACACAGATAGTGGTTAGTGACCCTGAAGGTGTTTTAAAACCGGGTATGTTTGTTAATGCGGAAATCGTTACATCCTACAAAAATAATGTAATTACCCTGCCGCCCCTGGCAGTCCTGGGAGACGAAGATAAATATGTATATGTTGTTGAGGATGGTAAAGCTGTAAAGAGGCCGGTGGAACTCGGTCTACAAAACCTTACTAAAGTGGAAGTAAAAGGTGTTAAAGCCGGGGAACGGGTTATCATTGGACCATTTACTGTCCTTAAAGATTTAGAACCCGGGACACCTGTGTCTGATGTTACTGAAAGAAAAAAAGATAAATAA
- a CDS encoding phosphoglucomutase/phosphomannomutase alpha/beta/alpha domain I, translated as MGKLFGTDGVRGVANKELTGELAYKLGRAGGYYLTRDYKGGKKPVVLIGKDTRISGDMLEAGLVAGLTSAGIDVIKLGIIPTPGVSFLTSSLDVQGGVMISASHNPIADNGIKFFNQKGYKLTDEMEDEIENLIFNKLETIPYPTHEKIGVVDSAPEYYHKYVDYLKETVDSDFSGLKIVVDCANGAAYKVAPEVLKKLRADVMVINLKRPKPVSS; from the coding sequence ATGGGTAAATTATTTGGAACAGACGGTGTCAGAGGAGTAGCAAACAAAGAACTTACAGGTGAACTGGCCTATAAACTGGGAAGGGCAGGAGGTTATTATTTAACCAGAGATTATAAGGGAGGCAAAAAACCGGTAGTTTTAATTGGTAAGGATACCCGGATTTCGGGTGATATGCTGGAAGCCGGGCTGGTAGCCGGTTTGACCTCTGCAGGCATTGATGTTATTAAGCTCGGTATTATTCCGACACCAGGGGTATCTTTTTTAACCTCAAGTCTTGATGTCCAGGGAGGGGTAATGATTTCTGCCTCTCACAATCCTATTGCCGACAACGGTATAAAGTTTTTTAACCAAAAAGGTTATAAACTTACCGATGAAATGGAGGATGAGATTGAAAATTTAATTTTTAATAAACTGGAGACCATACCCTACCCCACCCATGAGAAGATCGGGGTAGTTGATTCTGCCCCTGAATATTACCATAAGTATGTTGATTATTTGAAGGAGACAGTTGACTCAGATTTTTCAGGACTGAAAATAGTTGTTGACTGTGCCAATGGAGCTGCCTATAAAGTTGCTCCAGAAGTTTTGAAAAAACTGAGGGCTGATGTCATGGTTATCAACTTGAAAAGGCCAAAACCAGTTTCAAGTTAG
- a CDS encoding YIP1 family protein, whose protein sequence is MSPWSKMVNIFLSPEEVFMDLKEKSDWVVPLVTILVISLLTTFILLPSVIIPKQVEQITNNPNLSLEQKNKSLEIIHGPVNYFITIIGSVLGMFIGVLILSGGLMLIRVIFKGEKVPFKNVFSGAVYTSLIPALGSIITTILSYYQNSLISSFNLSLFVPELNNKFIKMFIERITLFGVWEVILIGLMLSIFYKYSKKKAFSIAFGVYFILILFFIFLSQLLPPGA, encoded by the coding sequence ATGTCACCATGGAGCAAAATGGTTAATATTTTTCTTTCCCCTGAAGAAGTTTTCATGGATTTGAAAGAAAAGAGTGATTGGGTGGTTCCTCTTGTTACAATTCTGGTAATAAGCCTGTTGACAACTTTTATTTTACTTCCCAGTGTTATTATTCCAAAACAGGTAGAGCAGATTACCAATAACCCAAACCTGAGTCTGGAGCAGAAGAATAAAAGTCTTGAAATTATACATGGTCCCGTTAATTATTTTATTACTATAATTGGTAGTGTCCTGGGTATGTTTATTGGGGTACTTATTTTAAGTGGAGGTCTAATGTTAATCAGGGTTATCTTTAAAGGGGAAAAGGTTCCCTTTAAAAATGTTTTCTCTGGAGCAGTTTATACTAGCTTAATTCCTGCACTGGGGTCTATCATTACTACAATATTAAGTTATTACCAAAATAGTCTTATTAGCAGTTTTAATCTGTCCCTGTTTGTACCAGAATTAAATAACAAATTTATAAAGATGTTTATAGAAAGAATAACGCTTTTTGGTGTCTGGGAGGTAATTTTAATTGGATTAATGTTATCAATTTTTTATAAATATAGCAAAAAGAAGGCCTTTTCAATCGCTTTTGGTGTTTATTTTATTTTAATTCTTTTCTTTATCTTTTTATCCCAGTTATTGCCACCTGGTGCTTAA
- the murI gene encoding glutamate racemase encodes MRIGIFDSGVGGITVLKEALNLLPGEDYIYYADTANVPYGTKDKNEVRQYIFKAVEFLINRGIEALVVACNTATSIAIKDLRETYQFPIVGMEPAVKPAVERSRNKKVLVLATPLTIREEKFRNLVSRVKAEDIVDSLGLPGLVEYAEGFVFDENIIIPYLKDRLSPFNLQEYGTLVLGCTHFLYFRDIFNKIIPDHIDIIDGNKGTVRHLKNLLLQSGFKTGSEGSGEIIFYSSGKKDERRLKKYLDILKEI; translated from the coding sequence ATGAGAATCGGGATTTTTGACTCAGGTGTTGGAGGAATTACAGTTCTTAAAGAAGCCCTTAATTTGTTGCCGGGGGAGGATTATATATATTATGCCGATACTGCAAATGTTCCCTATGGTACTAAAGACAAAAACGAGGTTAGACAATATATATTTAAAGCTGTTGAATTTCTAATAAATCGGGGGATAGAAGCCCTGGTTGTTGCCTGTAATACGGCCACCAGTATCGCTATTAAAGATTTAAGAGAAACATATCAATTTCCTATAGTTGGTATGGAACCAGCTGTCAAACCTGCTGTTGAAAGGAGCAGGAATAAAAAGGTTCTGGTACTGGCAACCCCCCTGACCATCAGGGAAGAGAAGTTTAGAAACCTGGTATCCAGGGTTAAAGCTGAGGATATAGTTGATTCCCTGGGACTGCCTGGTCTGGTAGAATATGCTGAGGGTTTTGTTTTTGATGAAAACATTATTATACCTTATCTAAAGGACAGGCTATCCCCTTTTAATTTACAGGAGTACGGGACACTGGTCCTGGGTTGTACTCATTTTCTATATTTCAGGGATATTTTTAATAAAATCATTCCCGATCATATTGATATTATTGATGGTAATAAAGGTACGGTAAGGCATTTAAAAAATCTTCTTCTTCAAAGCGGATTTAAAACAGGTAGTGAGGGGTCAGGGGAGATTATATTCTATTCCTCAGGGAAGAAAGATGAGAGGAGATTAAAAAAGTATCTGGATATCTTAAAAGAAATATAA